From Mycobacteriales bacterium:
CGATCGGGATGACACCGATCGGCTGGCCCGGCTGCTTGTTCTGGACGGCGGACACGTAGCCACGGCCGCGCTCGACGGTGAACTCGATCTCGAGCTTGCCCTTCGAGTTCAGCGTGGCGATGTGCAGGTCCGGGTTGTGGATCTCGACACCGGCCGGCGGCGCGATGTCGGCCGCGGTGACCGCGCCGGGACCCTGCTTGCGCAGGTACATCACGACCGGCTCGTCGTGCTCGCTGGAGACGACGAGGTTCTTGATGTTGAGGATCAGGTCGGTGACGTCCTCCTTGACGCCCGCCACCGTCGAGAACTCGTGGAGGACATCAGCGATCCGCAGCGACGTGACAGCCGCGCCGGGGATGGAGGAGAGCAAGGTACGACGCAGCGAGTTGCCCAGCGTGTAGCCGAAGCCCGGCTCGAGCGGCTCGATGACGAAGCGCGAGCGACTGTCGTCGATCGGCTCCTCGGTCAACGTGGGGCGCTGTGCAATGAGCAATGTGAACCTCTTTAGTCAGGGACGACCGCTATATGACGTCCATGGGGTTTCTCGCCGCCGATTTTCTCGCTTCGCTCGAAAATCACCGTCGAGGGAAAATCAACCACCTACTTCGAGTAAAGCTCCACAATGAGTTGTTCCTGGACCTGGGTGTCGATCACCTGGCGGGCCGGCATCGAGTGCACGAGGATGCGCATCCGGTTCGAGATCACTTCGAGCCACGCCGGCACCGGCCGCTCGCCGGCCTCGGCACGCGCGATCACGAACGGCGTGAGCTCGACCGAGCCCGGCCGAACCTCGATGATGTCGTTCTCCTCGACCAGGTAGCTCGGGATGTCGACCTTGTGACCGTTGACCAAGAAGTGGCCGTGCTTCACGAGCTGGCGGGCCATGTCGCGGCTGTGCGCGAACCCGGCCCGGAAGACGACGTTGTCGAGCCGGCGCTCGAGCAGCTGCAGCAGGTTGTCGCCGGTCTTGCCGGGACGCCGGTTGGCCTCCTCGTAGTAACGGCGGAACTGCTTCTCGAGCACGCCGTAGATGCGGGCGCACTTCTGCTTCTCACGCATCTGCAGCAGGTACTCGCTGTCCTTGCTTCGGCCACGCCCGTGCTCACCCGGCGGGTAGGGGCGGATCTCGATCGGGCACTTGGCGGACTCGCACTTCGAGCCCTTGAGGAACAGCTTCGTCTTCTCGCGACGGCACCGTTTGCAATCAGGCCCCGTATACC
This genomic window contains:
- a CDS encoding DNA-directed RNA polymerase subunit alpha translates to MLIAQRPTLTEEPIDDSRSRFVIEPLEPGFGYTLGNSLRRTLLSSIPGAAVTSLRIADVLHEFSTVAGVKEDVTDLILNIKNLVVSSEHDEPVVMYLRKQGPGAVTAADIAPPAGVEIHNPDLHIATLNSKGKLEIEFTVERGRGYVSAVQNKQPGQPIGVIPI
- the rpsD gene encoding 30S ribosomal protein S4; the encoded protein is MARYTGPDCKRCRREKTKLFLKGSKCESAKCPIEIRPYPPGEHGRGRSKDSEYLLQMREKQKCARIYGVLEKQFRRYYEEANRRPGKTGDNLLQLLERRLDNVVFRAGFAHSRDMARQLVKHGHFLVNGHKVDIPSYLVEENDIIEVRPGSVELTPFVIARAEAGERPVPAWLEVISNRMRILVHSMPARQVIDTQVQEQLIVELYSK